A single region of the Macadamia integrifolia cultivar HAES 741 unplaced genomic scaffold, SCU_Mint_v3 scaffold566, whole genome shotgun sequence genome encodes:
- the LOC122069261 gene encoding probable calcium-binding protein CML41 has product MATAVLSKQTLSKWFSNKSFVLSAHRLHHHSKQESNDELQQIFRRLDTNGNGKIEGFELRSYFASIREFMSPKEAQGVINELDAAGGDNLMLDFDDFEKLMEREGGNDDLKRGFDMFALMGSGSITTEGLQRIFSCLGNKMSNEECKTIIQAFDLNGDCVIDFSEFQQLMA; this is encoded by the coding sequence ATGGCAACTGCTGTTCTTTCCAAGCAAACCTTATCCAAATGGTTCTCCAACAAGAGCTTCGTGCTAAGCGCCCATCGCCTTCATCATCATTCGAAACAGGAATCAAACGATGAACTCCAACAAATATTTCGTCGCTTGGACACTAATGGGAACGGAAAGATCGAAGGCTTTGAACTCAGATCCTACTTTGCCTCCATAAGGGAGTTCATGTCACCTAAGGAGGCTCAAGGTGTGATCAATGAACTGGATGCAGCAGGTGGTGACAATTTGATGCTCGACTTTGACGATTTTGAGAAGTTGATGGAACGTGAAGGTGGTAATGATGATCTGAAAAGAGGGTTTGATATGTTCGCATTGATGGGTTCTGGGTCCATTACAACAGAGGGCTTGCAGAGGATCTTCAGTTGCCTTGGCAACAAAATGTCCAATGAAGAGTGCAAGACCATCATACAGGCATTCGACCTCAACGGCGACTGTGTGATTGACTTCTCTGAGTTCCAGCAGTTGATGGCTTAG